The following proteins are encoded in a genomic region of Magnolia sinica isolate HGM2019 chromosome 1, MsV1, whole genome shotgun sequence:
- the LOC131227097 gene encoding uncharacterized protein LOC131227097, producing MLWVTSADFWASPSATVLRITLLFFSVWRIGVVCWTLTDPLRKEPQGVEEEKLRSPILSAQKSFQLSQMIQSSRESEEVKLSHEDNLMERSGLGSKQKRRLIKSSCSRNNPHIICLQETKMKGMDSQLMSSIWKASDASWVIKEASGSLGGILIAWRVSHWPLLNSSVGSFSISATLRNSVSSKDYLICSVYGPTNFSLRSAFWKELSSICQSFNGPICFAGDFNSIRFLTEKSSGNSSKSQMAAFLDWIDSNSLFDLPLLGSRFTWTNGRLDPILCRLDRFIISAEWLNLVPTSSQSILPKTTSDHWPLILSTEEVDWGPKPFRFNIAWLHMTGFKSMIADWWHEAQFQGYAGHRLCCKLKFLKDKLKQWSKEEKIHSIQELDSILRDIQKIDTQAESSPMSSHTLANRIQLVQALSDKIYQEEISWKQKARMKWTKEGDRNTSYFHNIASVQDQVNRITCISSDGVWTDDSDTISTSAVSFFQCLLQKENWSRPRLDNL from the coding sequence ATGCTATGGGTCACATCGGCAGATTTCTGGGCCTCTCCTTCGGCAACTGTCTTAAGGATTACCTTGCTCTTTTTTAGTGTGTGGAGAATAGGGGTCGTCTGTTGGACCCTAACCGATCCTCTCAGAAAAGAACCCCAAGGGGTAGAAGAAGAAAAGCTTAGAAGCCCAATTCTATCAGCTCAGAAATCATTCCAGCTATCTCAGATGATTCAGAGCTCAAGAGAAAGCGAGGAAGTGAAGTTGTCCCATGAAGATAATCTCATGGAACGTTCGGGGTTGGGGTCCAAACAAAAAAGGAGACTTATTAAGTCTTCCTGCAGTAGAAACAACCCCCACATTATTTGCCTCCAGGAAACCAAGATGAAAGGGATGGATTCTCAGCTCATGAGTTCTATATGGAAAGCCTCTGATGCTAGTTGGGTGATTAAAGAAGCTTCGGGCAGCTTAGGTGGTATTCTTATAGCCTGGAGAGTTTCTCATTGGCCCCTCCTTAACAGCTCTGTGGGATCTTTCTCTATTTCTGCTACTCTCAGGAATAGCGTCTCGAGTAAGGATTATCTCATTTGTTCGgtatatgggcccaccaatttCTCTCTGAGGAGCGCGTTCTGGAAAGAACTATCCTCTATCTGTCAGAGCTTCAATGGTCCTATCTGCTTCGCCGGAGATTTCAACTCTATCAGGTTTTTGACAGAAAAATCTTCGGGGAATTCTTCTAAATCCCAGATGGCCGCTTTCTTAGATTGGATCGACAGTAACAGCCTGTTCGATCTTCCCCTCCTAGGCTCCCGTTTCACCTGGACTAACGGGAGACTAGACCCTATCTTATGTAGATTGGATCGCTTTATTATATCTGCTGAATGGCTGAATCTCGTACCTACCTCCTCTCAGTCAATTCTTCCCAAGACTACTTCTGATCACTGGCCTCTGATCTTATCGACAGAGGAGGTAGACTGGGGTCCGAAGCCGTTTCGTTTTAATATTGCTTGGCTCCATATGACAGGTTTTAAATCGATGATCGCTGATTGGTGGCATGAAGCTCAGTTCCAGGGCTATGCGGGTCATCGACTTTGTTGTAAATTAAAGTTTTTAAAAGACAAACTCAAGCAGTGGTCTAAAGAGGAAAAGATCCATTCGATCCAGGAGCTAGATTCGATCCTTAGGGATATTCAGAAGATCGACACTCAAGCCGAAAGCAGTCCTATGTCTTCTCACACTCTAGCGAACAGAATTCAATTAGTTCAAGCCCTCTCTGACAAAATCTATCAGGAGGAAATCTCTTGGAAACAGAAAGCTCGTATGAAATGGACCAAGGAAGGTGATAGGAACACGAGCTATTTCCACAACATTGCCTCAGTCCAAGATCAGGTCAACCGCATCACCTGCATTTCTTCAGATGGTGTTTGGACAGACGATAGCGATACGATCAGCACATCTGCTGTTTCTTTCTTTCAATGCCTCCTCCAAAAAGAGAATTGGTCCAGACCTCGTTTGGATAATCTTTAG